The Corylus avellana chromosome ca8, CavTom2PMs-1.0 genome has a segment encoding these proteins:
- the LOC132189720 gene encoding transcription factor bHLH110 produces MESANLHHQHHQLQDQLLGSSSLPTTTTCYGVGGHHAWNSSGNFNPNPDGVFSNQGDSRQNSEILVPSLNTCMLQDHSSFQWSSNAGSFIKEELSESFLPKFSEMLNSSSSSIEDFHFPAPTHIKNEQKNINIDLSEKLLLKTISASKGFYSNAHNCASFGSEAVGISRGNFSQIYPSINISNLNQPPSAFLSSLDMNFQALDLLNSERSYSTDSFGVFKEGPSFGLDHMQQLHRPSCSPSNISQFANRVTEAKRPSLMEAKASQAAPKKSRLEPRASCPPFKVRKEKLGDRIAALQQLVAPFGKTDTASVLMEAIGYIKFLQSQVETLSVPYMKSSRNKTCRTMQGGSVLDDGNEEARRDLRSRGLCLVPLSCMSYVTGDGSGGGVWPPTSYGGGT; encoded by the exons ATGGAGTCTGCAAATCTCCATCACCAACATCATCAGCTCCAAGACCAGCTTCTTGGCTCCTCTTCTTTGCCCACCACCACTACTTGCTATGGAGTTGGAGGCCACCATGCTTG gaaTAGTAGTGGTAATTTTAATCCAAACCCAGATGGAGTTTTCTCAAACCAAGGGGATTCAAGGCAAAATAGTGAAATTCTAGTCCCTTCTCTCAACACTTGCATGCTCCAAGATCACTCGAGCTTTCAGTGGAGTAGCAATGCAGGCAGCTTCATCAAGGAAGAGCTCTCAGAATCTTTCCTCCCCAAATTCTCTGAAATGTTAAACAGTAGTTCCTCAAGTATTGAAGATTTCCATTTTCCTGCTCCAACCCACATAAAGAATGAGCAAAAGAATATAAATATTGATCTTAGTGAGAAGCTGTTGCTCAAGACCATCTCCGCCTCCAAAGGGTTTTACTCCAACGCCCACAACTGTGCTAGTTTTGGAAGCGAGGCAGTGGGAATTAGTAGAGGGAACTTCAGCCAGATTTATCCAAGCATAAATATTTCAAACTTGAATCAACCGCCATCGGCATTTTTAAGCTCCTTGGACATGAACTTTCAGGCCTTGGATCTATTAAACTCCGAAAGATCATACAGTACTGATAGTTTTGGCGTTTTTAAAGAGGGCCCTTCTTTCGGCCTTGATCATATGCAGCAATTGCACAGGCCCTCATGTAGCCCTAGTAAT ATATCACAGTTCGCAAACAGAGTAACAGAAGCAAAGAGACCCAGCTTGATGGAGGCAAAGGCATCTCAAGCTGCACCCAAGAAATCGCGATTGGAGCCACGCGCTTCCTGTCCACCATTTAAG GTTAGGAAAGAAAAACTAGGAGATAGAATTGCAGCTCTTCAGCAGTTGGTGGCTCCCTTTGGCAAG ACAGATACAGCATCGGTACTAATGGAGGCTATCGGGTACATCAAATTCCTTCAAAGCCAGGTCGAG ACACTGAGCGTCCCATACATGAAGTCATCTCGAAACAAGACTTGCAGAACAATGCAAGGG GGTTCAGTACTGGATGATGGAAATGAAGAAGCAAGGCGAGACCTCAGAAGCCGAGGGCTGTGTCTCGTGCCATTGTCTTGCATGTCTTATGTCACCGGTGATGGCAGTGGCGGAGGGGTTTGGCCACCAACTAGCTACGGTGGAGGAACTTAA